One Sediminibacillus dalangtanensis genomic region harbors:
- the ptsG gene encoding glucose-specific PTS transporter subunit IIBC, with translation MFKNAFGTLQKVGKALMLPVALLPAAGILLAFGTSFAQDTFVEKVPFFGTPWVQEILAVMAEAGGVVFDNLPLLFAVGVAIGLAGGDGVAGLAAIIGYLIMNVTMGVFGDVTQQMAEDNPAYAMVLGTPTLQTGVFGGIIVGLLASYMYKKFFNIQLPQFLGFFAGKRFVPIVTAFSALILGIIMLFIWPYAQTGLNALSHFMLETNRTLSTFVFGVIERALIPFGLHHIFYSPFWFEFGSYTNAAGEIVRGDQTIFFEQLKDGVDEFTAGTFMVGKFPFMMFGLPAAALAIYHTAKPERKKVVAGIMGSAALTSFLTGITEPLEFSFLFVAPVLFGIHTIFAGLSFMTMQLLNVKIGMTFSGGLIDFILFGVMQNKTPWWWVIIVGLVLAVIYYFGFRWAILKFNLATPGREDEAADEDDGEEIGDLPYEILSAMGGKENITHLDACITRLRVSVDDKNEVDKNRLKKLGASGVMEVGNNIQAIFGPVSDSLRGQMQDIIDGKTPRSKEDVSQIIDKAKDAEEAPVDLSNLEFASPLSGEILSITEVPDQVFSGKMMGDGFAIKPDQGTIVSPVNGKVLNVFPTKHAIGLQADNGTEILIHIGIDTVKLKGEGFEAKVQEGDFVEQGQPLMEVDLDYIAEHAASTVTPVVFTNLEEGQEVTLKASGQVNAKDKDIVTIQ, from the coding sequence ATGTTCAAAAATGCTTTTGGCACGTTGCAAAAAGTCGGTAAAGCACTAATGCTGCCGGTAGCACTGCTCCCAGCGGCAGGTATTTTGCTTGCATTTGGTACAAGCTTTGCCCAGGATACCTTTGTGGAGAAGGTTCCTTTCTTCGGGACCCCTTGGGTACAGGAAATTTTGGCTGTAATGGCTGAAGCAGGTGGTGTCGTTTTTGATAACCTGCCGTTGCTATTTGCGGTTGGTGTAGCCATCGGACTTGCCGGCGGGGATGGAGTAGCCGGACTAGCGGCGATCATTGGTTACTTAATCATGAATGTCACCATGGGGGTTTTCGGGGACGTAACACAGCAAATGGCAGAGGATAACCCTGCTTATGCCATGGTGCTCGGTACGCCGACTCTTCAAACCGGTGTGTTTGGAGGGATAATAGTAGGGTTATTAGCCTCCTATATGTATAAGAAGTTTTTCAATATTCAACTCCCACAGTTTTTGGGCTTTTTTGCTGGAAAACGGTTTGTGCCTATTGTCACTGCGTTTTCAGCCTTGATTCTAGGAATTATCATGTTATTCATATGGCCATATGCTCAGACAGGTTTGAATGCTTTATCCCATTTCATGCTGGAAACAAACAGGACACTGTCGACATTTGTTTTTGGTGTTATTGAAAGAGCATTGATTCCATTCGGTCTGCATCATATTTTTTATTCGCCATTCTGGTTCGAATTCGGTTCCTATACGAACGCGGCTGGCGAGATTGTCCGCGGTGACCAGACTATCTTCTTCGAGCAATTAAAAGATGGTGTCGATGAATTTACAGCTGGAACATTCATGGTTGGTAAATTCCCGTTCATGATGTTCGGTCTTCCGGCAGCTGCTCTGGCCATTTATCATACTGCTAAGCCGGAACGTAAAAAAGTAGTAGCAGGTATAATGGGATCTGCAGCTTTGACGTCTTTCCTGACGGGTATTACGGAACCTTTAGAGTTCTCTTTCTTATTCGTAGCACCCGTTTTATTCGGAATCCATACAATATTTGCTGGACTATCATTTATGACGATGCAATTACTGAATGTGAAAATAGGGATGACCTTTTCCGGTGGATTGATCGACTTCATTTTATTCGGGGTCATGCAAAATAAAACCCCATGGTGGTGGGTCATCATCGTCGGTCTGGTTCTTGCGGTCATCTATTACTTTGGATTCCGCTGGGCAATTCTTAAGTTTAACCTTGCGACACCAGGACGGGAAGATGAGGCCGCGGACGAGGACGATGGAGAAGAAATCGGAGACTTGCCATATGAAATCCTTTCTGCAATGGGTGGAAAAGAAAACATCACCCACCTTGATGCTTGTATTACTCGTTTGCGGGTCAGTGTCGATGATAAAAATGAAGTAGATAAAAACAGGTTGAAGAAGCTTGGTGCTTCTGGCGTGATGGAAGTAGGTAATAACATCCAGGCAATCTTCGGACCCGTTTCCGACAGTTTGCGCGGTCAGATGCAGGATATTATAGATGGAAAAACACCGAGATCAAAAGAAGACGTTTCGCAAATCATCGATAAAGCAAAAGATGCGGAAGAAGCACCTGTCGATTTGAGCAATCTGGAATTTGCCAGCCCGTTAAGCGGGGAAATTCTTTCCATCACCGAGGTGCCTGATCAAGTATTCTCCGGTAAAATGATGGGGGATGGCTTTGCAATCAAGCCTGACCAGGGAACGATTGTGTCACCGGTAAACGGGAAAGTACTGAATGTCTTTCCGACGAAGCATGCAATTGGCTTGCAGGCAGATAACGGAACAGAAATCCTGATTCATATCGGAATAGACACCGTGAAGTTAAAAGGAGAAGGATTTGAGGCCAAAGTCCAAGAAGGTGACTTTGTTGAACAAGGCCAGCCGTTGATGGAAGTCGATTTGGACTATATTGCAGAACATGCAGCTTCCACTGTTACACCAGTCGTATTTACGAATTTGGAAGAAGGTCAGGAAGTTACGTTGAAGGCTTCAGGTCAAGTGAACGCAAAAGACAAAGATATCGTGACGATACAGTAA
- a CDS encoding putative polysaccharide biosynthesis protein, whose amino-acid sequence MEEIQPTKQMFKGALLLTAAGLISKILSAGYRIPLQNITGDVGFYIYQQIYPFLGMAFMLSLYGFPAAISKLVAEERERGFPLSFRSFYGPIISLLVTINLLLFGALFALAPQIAMAMGDSRLTDPLRIAAVPFLFIPFSSIGRGVFQGLNDMKPTAVSQVVEQVVRVTVILVVAIVLVNQGRNLYEIGSGTAAGSLMGACAAVLVLSFLFIRERPWQMPQSDASVPWRKYIRTILLYGMFICLNYMMFLLIQFADAFTLVPNLLDYGMTRQQAMEWKGVFDRGQPLVQLGTVLGSSLALALVPTVTKQQLQERPGELSDHVKSAWNFSLLIAAGAAVGLITIFPYANILLFEDTAGTGSLQILALSILFTSLALTLSSILQGLGDIRLTAGIVLLGVACKWLLNELLVPMWGIGGSAVATVLAVSIILLLNFFQLKRRLPCVRLLHFRWSALGISLVGMVLFLYGLDRSLGKIILGGPRIDYVAYTLIACLGGAAIYIFLLIRLHAFNEKELEALPLGRYLIGLNKGGNKHGKQR is encoded by the coding sequence ATGGAAGAAATACAACCTACCAAGCAAATGTTCAAAGGAGCTCTCCTGCTTACTGCTGCAGGATTGATCAGTAAAATTTTGAGTGCAGGTTACCGTATCCCCTTACAAAATATAACGGGAGATGTCGGTTTTTATATTTATCAACAGATTTATCCTTTTTTAGGAATGGCTTTCATGTTGTCTTTATATGGCTTCCCGGCAGCTATCTCCAAATTGGTGGCGGAAGAACGAGAGCGTGGTTTCCCGCTTTCCTTCCGTTCTTTTTATGGCCCAATCATAAGTTTATTAGTCACCATCAACCTGCTGCTGTTTGGAGCGCTGTTTGCTTTAGCCCCTCAAATTGCAATGGCCATGGGAGACAGCCGGTTAACAGACCCGCTGCGGATCGCAGCCGTGCCGTTTTTATTTATTCCGTTTTCCTCTATTGGCAGAGGAGTTTTCCAAGGGCTGAATGATATGAAACCAACAGCTGTCTCACAGGTAGTAGAACAGGTAGTAAGAGTGACTGTCATTTTAGTAGTAGCGATCGTCCTGGTAAATCAAGGACGTAATTTGTATGAAATTGGTTCCGGAACAGCTGCGGGTTCATTGATGGGTGCTTGTGCAGCTGTTCTGGTATTGTCTTTTCTATTCATCCGAGAACGCCCTTGGCAGATGCCACAATCCGATGCTTCCGTTCCGTGGCGGAAATATATCCGGACGATTCTCCTCTATGGGATGTTTATCTGTTTAAACTATATGATGTTTTTGTTGATCCAATTCGCAGATGCTTTCACCCTTGTTCCGAATTTACTCGATTACGGGATGACGCGTCAGCAGGCGATGGAATGGAAAGGCGTTTTTGACCGGGGCCAGCCGTTAGTTCAATTGGGAACAGTGCTGGGTTCGTCGCTGGCACTGGCACTGGTGCCAACAGTAACAAAACAACAACTCCAGGAACGGCCAGGTGAATTATCCGATCATGTAAAAAGTGCCTGGAACTTCAGTTTACTCATAGCAGCTGGAGCGGCTGTGGGATTGATTACGATATTTCCTTACGCGAATATACTATTGTTTGAAGATACTGCCGGGACGGGCAGTCTGCAAATCTTAGCACTATCTATCTTGTTTACTTCACTGGCTTTGACCCTGTCCTCTATTCTGCAGGGACTGGGGGATATCCGACTGACAGCTGGTATCGTCTTGCTCGGTGTGGCTTGCAAATGGTTGTTGAATGAGCTGTTGGTGCCGATGTGGGGAATTGGCGGAAGTGCTGTTGCAACTGTATTGGCTGTGAGCATCATCCTGCTTCTGAATTTCTTTCAGTTAAAGCGTAGACTTCCGTGTGTGCGCCTACTGCACTTCAGGTGGTCCGCACTTGGCATCTCGCTTGTCGGAATGGTCTTATTTCTTTATGGATTGGACAGAAGTCTGGGGAAGATCATTCTGGGAGGTCCCCGAATTGATTATGTAGCGTATACGCTTATAGCCTGCTTAGGAGGGGCCGCTATCTATATCTTTTTGCTGATCAGGCTGCATGCATTTAACGAAAAAGAACTGGAAGCACTACCTTTGGGCAGGTATTTAATCGGCCTAAATAAAGGAGGAAATAAACATGGCAAACAACGTTGA
- the mazG gene encoding nucleoside triphosphate pyrophosphohydrolase: MANNVEIIGLGAGDINQLPLGIYRKLIDHKEQIYVRTLDHPVIEHLKQEGVTFASFDEIYEKNQEFSSVYEEIAALLADAAVKHDVIYAVPGHPMLAEKTVQLLLENDKLHVSVTGGQSYLDALFTTLRIDPIDGFQFVDANSFKRNELEYRHHIVFCQVYDAFIASEVKLTLLEDLSPEHPVTIVEAAGSSQEKVVTIPLVELDQSARLSNLTSVYVAPVADTALNHHFFRLREVIAQLRGPNGCPWDKKQTHESLRQYLLEEAYEFIEAVNAKDDEAMIEEIGDVLLQVMLHSQIGEDEGFFTIDDVISTLTNKMIRRHPHVFGEAIADTAEEVVDNWQKIKAEEKQAAPSLLSGIPIELPQLTAAEELQKKAAKVGFDWGNAEPIWEKLHEELEEWREAIKEKKHEEIEKEFGDFLFAIVNLARYYKINPELSLNRTNTKFRDRFAYIEEQTALSGKNMGDMTLEELDHYWNEAKKME, translated from the coding sequence ATGGCAAACAACGTTGAAATCATTGGTCTGGGTGCAGGCGACATTAATCAGCTCCCCTTAGGGATTTATCGAAAACTGATAGACCATAAGGAGCAAATCTATGTGCGGACGCTTGATCACCCGGTGATCGAACACTTGAAACAAGAGGGTGTCACGTTTGCTTCTTTTGATGAAATATATGAGAAGAATCAGGAATTTTCTTCCGTGTATGAGGAAATTGCAGCTCTTCTTGCTGACGCGGCTGTCAAACACGATGTCATCTATGCGGTTCCCGGTCATCCGATGCTGGCGGAAAAGACAGTCCAATTGCTGTTGGAAAACGACAAGCTCCATGTAAGTGTCACTGGTGGGCAAAGCTACTTGGATGCACTTTTTACTACATTACGTATTGATCCCATTGATGGGTTTCAGTTTGTTGATGCAAACTCCTTTAAACGTAATGAATTGGAATATCGTCACCACATTGTTTTTTGCCAGGTGTACGATGCGTTTATTGCATCTGAAGTAAAATTGACCTTGTTGGAGGATCTTTCTCCGGAACATCCTGTTACAATCGTGGAGGCTGCCGGCAGCAGCCAGGAAAAAGTAGTGACCATCCCGTTGGTAGAGCTGGATCAGTCTGCCCGTTTGAGCAACCTGACCAGTGTTTATGTAGCACCAGTGGCGGATACAGCATTAAACCATCACTTTTTCCGATTAAGAGAAGTAATTGCGCAACTAAGAGGGCCAAACGGATGCCCGTGGGATAAGAAACAAACCCATGAATCATTACGGCAGTATTTATTGGAAGAAGCCTATGAGTTCATTGAAGCGGTGAATGCTAAAGATGATGAGGCGATGATCGAGGAAATCGGGGATGTCCTGTTGCAAGTAATGCTGCACAGTCAAATTGGAGAAGATGAAGGATTTTTTACCATTGATGACGTAATTAGTACATTGACCAATAAAATGATTCGCCGTCATCCTCATGTATTTGGAGAAGCTATTGCCGACACAGCTGAAGAAGTGGTGGATAACTGGCAGAAAATCAAAGCGGAAGAGAAACAGGCTGCACCATCCCTGTTGAGTGGAATTCCAATAGAATTACCGCAGTTGACCGCTGCCGAGGAACTGCAAAAGAAAGCAGCAAAGGTGGGATTCGATTGGGGAAATGCCGAGCCGATTTGGGAGAAGCTCCATGAAGAGCTCGAGGAATGGCGCGAGGCGATCAAAGAGAAAAAACACGAGGAAATCGAAAAGGAATTCGGAGATTTCTTATTTGCTATTGTGAATCTAGCCCGCTATTATAAAATCAACCCGGAACTTTCTTTAAACCGGACGAATACCAAGTTTCGCGACAGGTTTGCCTATATAGAAGAACAAACGGCTTTAAGCGGTAAGAATATGGGCGATATGACCCTCGAGGAATTGGATCATTATTGGAATGAAGCAAAGAAAATGGAATAA
- a CDS encoding RNA-binding S4 domain-containing protein: MRLDKFLKISRLIKRRTLAKEVADQGRITINGNQAKAASNVAVGDELTIQFGQKLLTIQIDSLREVVRKDEAASLYTVKKEEAVN; this comes from the coding sequence ATGCGATTAGATAAGTTTCTTAAAATATCAAGGTTGATCAAGCGCCGGACATTAGCCAAGGAGGTCGCCGATCAAGGACGAATCACGATAAACGGCAATCAGGCTAAGGCAGCTTCGAATGTGGCAGTAGGAGATGAATTGACGATTCAATTCGGCCAGAAGCTATTGACCATCCAGATTGATTCCTTACGAGAGGTCGTGAGGAAAGATGAAGCTGCTTCTCTGTATACCGTAAAAAAAGAAGAAGCAGTAAACTAA
- a CDS encoding type 1 glutamine amidotransferase domain-containing protein, translated as MTKKVLMVVTNHTTITDDHKTGLWLEEFAVPYLVFKEKGYEVKVTSISGGEVALDPNSIDEKSPDWAEAEEVLKDTAKLSKEDAEGFDAIFLPGGHGTMFDFPDNETLLYVLQQFAEQGNIIGSVCHGPAGLVNATYKDGTPLVKGKRVSAFTDAEEKEMQLDQHMPFLLESKLREKGALFEAAENWTDHSVRDGNLVTGQNPQSSKSTAEKVVEALED; from the coding sequence ATGACGAAAAAGGTTCTAATGGTGGTAACAAATCACACAACCATAACAGATGATCATAAAACCGGATTATGGTTGGAGGAATTTGCTGTCCCTTACTTAGTATTTAAAGAAAAGGGATATGAAGTGAAAGTCACCAGTATTTCTGGCGGGGAAGTAGCCCTGGACCCAAACAGTATTGACGAAAAAAGCCCTGATTGGGCAGAGGCCGAAGAGGTGTTAAAGGATACCGCCAAGCTCAGCAAGGAAGACGCCGAAGGTTTCGACGCAATTTTCCTTCCGGGTGGCCATGGAACGATGTTCGACTTTCCGGACAACGAAACCCTCTTGTATGTTCTACAGCAATTCGCAGAACAAGGTAATATCATCGGGTCTGTATGCCACGGTCCAGCCGGACTCGTGAATGCCACCTACAAAGATGGCACACCTCTTGTAAAAGGCAAAAGGGTTTCCGCATTTACCGACGCCGAAGAAAAAGAAATGCAGTTGGACCAACACATGCCTTTCTTGCTCGAGTCGAAACTGCGTGAAAAAGGGGCACTATTTGAAGCAGCAGAAAACTGGACGGATCACTCTGTCCGTGATGGTAATTTAGTGACAGGTCAAAACCCTCAATCAAGCAAAAGCACCGCCGAAAAAGTGGTTGAAGCATTGGAAGACTAA
- the rsgA gene encoding ribosome small subunit-dependent GTPase A, producing the protein MYNLQALGYREFYAEEHGSKEGKVGRIATASNGIYKLFAEDGELRAHLSGRFHHLAEHTRDYPCVGDWVLFQEIEEEDKGIIHEVLQRSSLLSRRAAGPKQEEQLMAANVDTVFQVNALNQDFNLRRMERYLMQVYESGASPVFVLTKKDLCGDKETDEKVQAVEEIAFGAPVLAIDALHEESLTSLNEYLHEGKTVSLLGSSGVGKSTLINRLLGREVQKTQMIREEDAKGRHTTTHRELFLLPGGGVIIDTPGMRELQLWSGEDAAGETFQDVERLAGQCKFRDCRHEQEPGCAIQNAIESGELSADRYKSYVKLQREAKFLDLKEKYGAHRAARMQVEGLKKGTW; encoded by the coding sequence TTGTACAATTTACAAGCACTTGGATACAGGGAGTTTTATGCAGAAGAGCATGGCAGCAAGGAAGGAAAGGTTGGCCGGATTGCGACGGCTTCCAATGGTATTTATAAACTGTTTGCCGAAGATGGAGAGCTTAGGGCGCATTTGAGCGGCAGGTTTCATCATCTCGCAGAGCATACAAGGGACTATCCTTGTGTCGGAGATTGGGTATTATTCCAGGAGATCGAAGAGGAAGACAAGGGAATTATCCATGAAGTGTTACAAAGGAGCAGTTTGCTATCAAGGCGTGCTGCCGGACCAAAACAAGAAGAGCAGTTGATGGCGGCAAATGTCGATACCGTTTTCCAGGTCAATGCGCTGAATCAGGACTTCAATTTGCGCAGAATGGAACGTTATCTCATGCAAGTTTATGAAAGTGGCGCCTCCCCTGTATTTGTCTTGACAAAAAAGGATTTGTGCGGGGATAAGGAAACGGATGAAAAGGTCCAGGCTGTAGAAGAGATCGCGTTCGGCGCGCCTGTCCTAGCAATTGATGCATTACATGAAGAAAGCCTGACGTCCTTAAATGAATACCTTCATGAGGGGAAGACCGTTTCTCTGCTCGGTTCATCAGGTGTCGGAAAATCAACCTTGATCAATCGACTGCTCGGCCGGGAGGTGCAGAAAACCCAAATGATCAGGGAAGAGGATGCGAAGGGGCGCCATACCACGACCCATCGGGAACTATTTCTCCTTCCAGGAGGCGGCGTGATTATCGACACGCCTGGTATGAGGGAGCTGCAGCTTTGGTCCGGAGAAGATGCTGCCGGTGAAACCTTCCAGGATGTCGAAAGGCTGGCTGGACAATGCAAGTTTCGGGACTGCCGGCATGAACAGGAACCCGGTTGTGCCATCCAAAACGCGATTGAATCCGGCGAGCTTTCAGCTGATCGCTATAAAAGTTATGTAAAATTGCAGCGTGAAGCCAAATTCCTGGATTTGAAAGAAAAATACGGAGCACATCGTGCAGCCAGAATGCAGGTGGAAGGTTTGAAAAAAGGGACATGGTAA
- a CDS encoding DUF4871 domain-containing protein → MKKHMLFLSLFLTVGTLNACTSNPNDKTSNEWKESKEENEVRESTNEDEKTTAEDDWDLSSTFHYSVEYESGEEGSYEIVGNKDTVGFTGPFPIIAKDSQKYFWFYFGKENIYNKPVEVKAIKKGTKKPVNILSGPSTFFEDAAVSPDSVNMPSTLTFPSAGIWKILMYMDGELYEKIVVEVV, encoded by the coding sequence TTGAAAAAACATATGCTGTTTTTATCTCTGTTTCTGACAGTAGGGACATTGAACGCTTGTACTTCTAACCCAAATGATAAGACCTCGAATGAATGGAAAGAATCAAAGGAAGAAAATGAAGTCCGAGAAAGCACTAATGAGGATGAGAAGACAACGGCTGAAGATGACTGGGACTTGTCTTCAACTTTTCATTATTCGGTTGAATATGAAAGTGGTGAAGAAGGTTCTTACGAGATTGTGGGAAACAAAGACACGGTCGGCTTTACCGGACCATTTCCCATTATAGCCAAAGATAGCCAGAAATATTTTTGGTTTTATTTCGGAAAAGAAAACATCTACAATAAACCAGTCGAAGTAAAAGCCATAAAAAAGGGGACGAAGAAGCCTGTTAATATCCTTTCTGGCCCAAGTACCTTTTTTGAAGATGCGGCGGTAAGCCCTGATAGTGTGAATATGCCCTCTACTTTAACCTTTCCATCAGCAGGGATATGGAAAATCCTCATGTATATGGACGGGGAATTATATGAAAAAATCGTTGTAGAGGTTGTATGA
- the yabP gene encoding sporulation protein YabP, with protein sequence MNYYEKDPSVRAPQAEHHIKMNNRRNLEITGVKEVDSFDNEEFLLQTVMGYLIVRGENLQMKNLDVGEGNVSIKGKIFELSYLDEHHGEKAKGFFSKLFK encoded by the coding sequence ATGAATTATTATGAAAAGGATCCTTCAGTTCGTGCTCCTCAGGCGGAACACCATATCAAAATGAATAATAGAAGGAATTTGGAAATAACGGGTGTCAAGGAAGTCGACAGCTTCGACAACGAAGAATTTCTTTTACAGACAGTCATGGGCTACTTGATCGTCCGCGGAGAAAATCTGCAGATGAAAAACCTGGATGTCGGAGAAGGGAATGTATCGATCAAAGGCAAAATATTCGAGCTTTCTTATTTGGACGAACACCATGGAGAGAAGGCTAAAGGGTTCTTTAGCAAGCTGTTCAAATGA
- the yabQ gene encoding spore cortex biosynthesis protein YabQ: MTLSVQFAAILLMMAGGVYVGAAIDTFRRFERSWKHRVLFSYGMEISFWLLQTLILFYLLYKVNQGELRFYIFLALLCGFATYKALFEHLYQRLLEKLIGFLIALYRFFARLFNGLIIQPIIWLFRLLLMLLTGIGTVLIWLLTVIGKVCVFPFRLLLQLIWMLLPKAIKKYLHTLAGFYSKIKNMLRKWRQFMHKKRR; encoded by the coding sequence ATGACTCTATCTGTTCAATTTGCAGCGATCTTACTCATGATGGCGGGAGGAGTGTACGTCGGTGCTGCCATCGACACCTTCCGCCGATTTGAAAGAAGCTGGAAGCACCGTGTTTTATTTTCTTATGGAATGGAAATCAGTTTTTGGCTGCTCCAGACATTGATCCTATTTTATTTATTATACAAAGTAAACCAGGGAGAATTGCGTTTTTATATATTTTTAGCGCTTTTGTGTGGTTTTGCAACCTACAAGGCACTATTCGAACACCTGTACCAACGTTTGCTGGAAAAACTGATCGGCTTCCTCATTGCGCTTTATCGTTTTTTTGCCCGTTTATTTAATGGGTTGATCATCCAGCCGATTATTTGGCTTTTCCGTTTGCTTCTTATGCTCTTGACCGGAATCGGGACAGTTTTAATATGGCTGCTAACGGTAATAGGGAAAGTGTGTGTGTTTCCTTTCCGGCTCCTTTTACAATTGATATGGATGCTGCTTCCGAAGGCTATAAAAAAATACTTACACACACTTGCAGGATTTTATAGTAAAATAAAGAATATGTTAAGAAAATGGCGGCAGTTTATGCACAAAAAAAGGAGGTAG
- a CDS encoding FtsB family cell division protein: MARRAKSVAKIDSPYMKQYDAQVERQKKKKKRLFRRLLLFSIVVVVVVGGLVAYQVKQRTLHAEKQEQFQKLERKMTSLKEDEKDLQEEIRLLQDEDYVLEIARTNYFFSNKGEIIFELPEEEPSY, from the coding sequence GTGGCAAGAAGAGCAAAATCCGTGGCAAAAATTGATTCTCCTTATATGAAGCAATATGATGCCCAAGTAGAAAGACAAAAGAAAAAAAAGAAGCGGCTTTTCCGCCGATTGCTGCTATTCTCTATCGTGGTAGTTGTCGTTGTAGGCGGATTGGTAGCCTATCAGGTTAAACAACGGACGTTACATGCAGAAAAGCAGGAGCAGTTTCAGAAGCTGGAAAGGAAAATGACTTCTCTTAAAGAAGATGAAAAAGACCTCCAGGAGGAAATCCGGTTACTTCAAGATGAAGATTACGTGTTGGAAATCGCCAGGACAAACTATTTTTTCTCAAATAAAGGAGAAATTATTTTTGAACTCCCGGAGGAGGAGCCATCTTATTGA
- a CDS encoding S1 domain-containing RNA-binding protein, whose protein sequence is MSIEVGSKLQGKVTGITNFGAFVELPGGSTGLVHISEVADNYVKDINEHLTVGDEVTVKVINVEKDGKIGLSIKKAKDNPNAGRRRNNHKSNNNRDRTENFESKMNRFLKDSEDRLASIRKNTESKRGGRGAKR, encoded by the coding sequence ATGTCAATCGAAGTAGGCAGCAAGTTGCAGGGTAAGGTAACAGGGATCACTAATTTTGGGGCTTTCGTTGAACTGCCTGGTGGTTCAACCGGCTTGGTTCATATTAGTGAAGTTGCCGATAACTATGTTAAAGATATTAATGAACATTTGACGGTTGGAGATGAAGTAACGGTTAAAGTCATTAATGTCGAAAAGGATGGCAAAATTGGATTGTCGATCAAGAAAGCAAAAGATAATCCGAATGCCGGGCGCCGCAGAAATAATCACAAAAGTAATAATAACCGCGACCGCACGGAAAATTTTGAATCCAAAATGAACCGTTTCTTGAAAGATTCAGAAGACCGGTTGGCTTCTATCAGGAAGAATACCGAGTCTAAACGCGGAGGTCGAGGTGCAAAAAGATAA
- a CDS encoding histidine phosphatase family protein, which produces MICLVRHGETDWNLQGRLQGETNIPLNETGIQQAKECRDYFKDMHMDRIITTPLIRAQKTAEIINENWQKPIEIMEAFKERSFGEAEGMPMEERNKRYPHRNYPGQEPFDAFRERVMQGIEEISNKYMDEELLLVAHGGVINVILSTVSDGKIGTGKTKLINACISNIQLWKEGWKIHNYNQIDHLSKYTSK; this is translated from the coding sequence ATGATTTGCTTAGTAAGACATGGGGAAACAGATTGGAACTTACAAGGGAGGTTACAAGGAGAAACGAATATCCCGTTAAATGAAACAGGGATCCAGCAGGCAAAGGAATGCAGAGACTATTTTAAGGACATGCACATGGACAGGATTATTACAACTCCTTTGATAAGAGCGCAAAAGACTGCAGAAATCATCAATGAAAACTGGCAGAAACCGATAGAGATCATGGAAGCTTTTAAAGAAAGGTCATTTGGAGAGGCAGAGGGAATGCCTATGGAAGAACGGAACAAGCGATATCCTCACCGCAACTATCCTGGGCAAGAGCCTTTTGATGCATTTCGAGAACGGGTCATGCAGGGAATCGAAGAAATCTCTAACAAGTATATGGATGAAGAATTATTACTGGTAGCACATGGTGGAGTGATCAATGTGATTTTATCTACGGTTTCCGATGGAAAAATCGGTACAGGGAAAACAAAATTGATCAATGCGTGCATTAGTAATATTCAGTTATGGAAGGAAGGATGGAAGATACACAACTATAACCAAATCGACCATCTCTCCAAGTATACAAGTAAATAA